A segment of the Fusarium musae strain F31 chromosome 2, whole genome shotgun sequence genome:
AAAGCCTATCTCCTCCCAGAACGTCAAAATCAACTGCGCCTAAGTATCCCTGACTTGTCTCGAAGAATCTGTAGTTGTAGAGTACTGGCATGATTCCTGACACAGCTTTTCTTCGTCTTTCGAGACTCCAAGAGCTGATTTCTTCAACTACATTAAGTCTGACTTTCATGGGAGCCAGCTCTGATGGAGAAAAGGCcatgttgagaagatcatgatcCCAATTTGAGCTCCAGGTTTTTGTGACAGTCTGGGACTTGGACATATTGAAATAGGTGATCAGCATGGCCAGATTTAAAGAATGATCGACAAGGTCCTGAGAGACCTTTCTGGTTTTGCCCATGGATAGTAGTCTGATAATAGCCTGGGCAGCCGGAATCCCTGTAACATACTTCGAGTTCCGCGTAGTGAAAGAGTTTGCGAAAGACATGAAAGATGCCAAGATCTGTGGATCAGAATCGTGACAGCAGTTCGTGGACAAAGTAATATGCCCCATGTCTTTACCCCAACTGAACAGACTTTGTGTTTCTTCGACCACATAAGGGTAGCATGCACGATGAGCGGGAGATGAAGTCGTGTCACCTTCATCGGTGGGGCGAAAATTGCTAGCACTATAACACCAGGGTGATGAAGCTTCCTTCTTGTTTCTGAAGTTGGGAACCCAGCTTGGTAGATCAGAGTGGCTATATTCACCCGTCCCCGCGAGGGACAAAAACGCAAGAGGGCTGTGGACATGCATAGTTTGTTGTGTGCGTGCAGCTTTCAACCAGCCTGCAATGTACTTGATATAGACTTGCGAGGTCGTGTTCTTGGGGCTATAGTCAGGAGTGATCGGTATCCCAGACACTCCGAGAAGACCATAGATATAATCTCGATCATCGGTGGCCTGTAAATTAGCTGCAAAAGTTGACACAGCCCACCCTTTGAAGCCATCTGGATCCGGGATCTTGGAACGTGCTTGCGCAAGGAATAGCCATGAGAGCTTCCCCCATGACATCGggttgctgagaaggttCCATGCTGTATCTGGTAGGAAATCGGGCTTCTTGTCTCTGGCGACAGAAATTATACTTTGCGGAGTATCACGAAGCATAGACCAAGAAAGATTAGCTTCCCCTGAACTGATGAAGACAAGTTGTTCTGCGAGAACAATCTCTTGGAATATCCAAACTCGTTGCCAATATTGGTGTTGTAAGAAATCGGCTACAGCAGACCAAGGATCGTTTAAGTGGTTGTTTGGTAAATCGGAACCTCTGTCGATACAAAGCGTAGGATGCCGCCGCAACCATTCGAGATCGAATTTTGTCTTATATGGAGCATTTTCCCTGGGAGTATTCTCGTATATCTCCTCCGTGATTGTTTTGATAGTTTCAAAAGCGAGAGAATAATCTTTTGGGCCGACCCAGGCAAACGTGACATGCGCGCGTTGGAAGATACGACGCATAAGCTGAACTTGTTGAGATCTCTCATCAAGATCGTTCTGGTTGATGCAAATTGCATCAGCCCAAAGGTACCTGACATGTGACTGTGATCGGAAAGATTCATCGCTTAAAACGCAGAGAAAGGCTGAAGCCAAGTTATCCGGGATTTTGACGGTGTTTCCTTTGATCGTGACCTGGCCATATTTTTCGGGGTCGCCCCAGAGATAGGACAGTGCCGCATACTTGGGTTCATCGTCGAGAGATACAGTGACAAGTTCGAATTCTGAGGAGGGGTTCGGTGGTATTTTGAGGAGTCTAATCTCTGATGTCCCGGGGTTGAGAGCTTTGTATAAGCGTGAAGAGGCTTGACTTATGGATTGTGAGAATAATCGACGGGTGAGAGAGCGGGTGGGGATTTGTAGAAAGCGCTTCATGATTAAAAACAAAAATGGGCAATGAAACGATCTCATGATAGAACTTGAAACGGACATTTTCACGAGACTTTGGGTGAGATTATAACCTTTGATTGATTCAATGCCTTGCCCAAAGCTACCTCGACACAGCCCCCTAGTGGAGGGGGAGGGAGCCTAAGGTGACTTGAAGATATCAATGTTGGCCAGAAAATACACATTCTCAATTTGGTGATCTGCGTCAAAATACGAATGGTAAAAACGTTGCGAACAAGCCGGGTTGTTAGTAGTGATGGTGTCTATTTAGTCTCGTCGAGTTGTGTCAGTCATTAGCCAAGACCTGCCAGCATCTTCAGTTCTTCAACGCACCATCAGCAGATGAAACGCGACCAATTGATGTCATGCTCGGGGTCCAAATTAAGCAAaggcaaagcaaaagcaaacaCGAACAAGCAGCGATCCAATTTAATTCATGATCTGCCGACCAAATGCGTTGGTTTGCCCAGTTAAAGACATGGGTTGTGAGCCCATGTTTGCTGTAAGAGGAACCCATTGGCTGCACATGCGAAGAGTCCTACAGCTATCACAGacagagaaaagagacacGCAGggcaacacaacacaacgcAGTCAGGCATTTTGATTCGGATTGAAGGATCCTGCCCTCATTTAGTTTCTCACCTAGAGACAGAGGCGCTTACGCCCGTGGCACTTGTAGATCCAACCCCTTTTCCGCTGACTGCATATCAGAGCAAAAGGGGGTAAGGTTTAAGCCATCCAGTGCGTTGCAATGTAATGCTTGCCGGCCTGTGATACGCAGGACAAGTTTGATATTGACTCGGTCTCTTTATTCCATTCCTTGCAGCCAAGACTTTTTTCTGTGCTCTGTGTCTGTTTCTGTCCCTCGTCCCTCTCTCTGACCCCCTGCTGATCGATGATCTGCCAGTGAGCAAGGAGGTGCTGATCAGCTACCTactaacctacctaccaGCTACCTTACAGCATCAAAGCGAAGAGGCCACGCGCTTAGAGACAAACGCCACCCTCTGAAAGTGCAGAGGAATGCGGGCTGGCGGGGTAAGGCTGCAAGACGTTTGGGTACAGCGTTTATCCCCTGAAACATTAGCCTTGAAGAAAGATGCATAATAAGAATATTTGATTCTTGCCCTCTAGGTTGGTTGGATTTGCTTAGCTTAAGGTAGCTTAAGCTACCTTATCGCTTGGTCTTTGTTCTTTCCCATTCTCAATGCCGGATATAGAGTCTCATTCATTGGCACGCACGTGCTGCCATCCACATCCGTAAAGGCAGGTACCCTGGTGGTACCCCCCTGtaattacctacctacctaggtattcaGTTCCCCAGAATTCAATTGAAGTTGGGGTTCGATCTTAATAAAGTCCCCTCGTTcactttctcctcttcctctcgccTCTCGCCCGCTGACCTGGTCTCCATTCAGTTCAGCCTCTCAAAAGAGCCTGAGCCTCTATTGTTCTTCGATTTCTGTTGCGTGTTCTTactccttcttcctttcattcttttctcttctataTCACcatttttctctctttcttttttgtgAGCCCTTCCAATCTTCCCTGTCTCTATCCACTCGCGATCTGTCCCTACAGCCAGACGACCGCACGCCAAGATGCGAAACCCCTTCCGACGTCggaacaagaaggacaaggccgGTAGTGGCGGCCAGAGCTCAGACTTTATTGTTCCTATAGAGTTCCGTCCTCCTGGTGCTGGACGCCCACCGTTATATCCTCCAACTCGACACTCAGCGTATCTCCTTTCGCATCTGCCATCAAAGGTGCTCGAGCGCATCTTTACTTTTGTTTGCCCGCACGCCCTTGACGAGACTTATGATACTTGTGAGGGCAGCGCAAGCTCGAGTGACAGCCGGTGCATGCTATGCGACCTTCGTGATTTAGCTCATTGTGTTCAAGTTTGTCGCGCATGGCGGCCCAGCGCAGTCAAGATCTTGTAAGTCGTGTCATGATGGTTCGACCATGTTCAACAGCTAACTGTCCCCTAGATATCATAGCGTTCGTATCGATCCAGTCCACTACTGCCGTTTAGAAGAATGGCTTGCCGAAAAACGTAAAAAGACCTCCCGCTTCGATCGCAATGGTGTCCCTGAGGATCCTGCTCAAGCTCGTCTCCGTCTCCTCCGACGTACTGTTCGTGATGATCCTACACGTATTGGAAAATCTGTACAATATCTGAAGCTTCCATACATGTTACGCGAATCCTCCCAGGTTGAGCTTGCCCAGACCATCGCGGTTCTTCCAAACCTACGATATGTCGACTTACCTGAGGGGATGTTTTGCGATGACCCTCATTACGCGACCCTCCGCCTCGAAGTCCAAGCTCGATGTCCTAATCTTCGAAAAATGACCTATATGGGAGGTTCCGAGCGAAGCCTGGCCATGCTCGCCTCAGGTCAAGTCTGGCCGAATCTTGAGGTGCTAGAATTGAATGACCTCGCGATTGATGCCATGACACTTCGGGCTGTTCTTGGTAGTCTCACCAACTTGCAAGCGCTCAAGGTATCAAACACGCCAGGTCTCTCGGATGAGGTCTTGTCCTCATCAGATGGTCTTCCTACGCTACCACCTATGAAGGAATTAGTGCTGAAGGATACACCGGGAGTGACATTAAAGGGCCTTATTGAGTATCTTGCCTGGCAAGAGACACAGCAAGCTCTGACAGTCCTGACGCTTAAGGATACAGGCGTCCACCCTGCCAGCTTGCAGGAAATTTTCACAATGGCCTCGTCTCTCAAGACATTTGCCATTCAATCCAACGTTTCTGAGCAATTTCCAACCTCAGCCAATTCACGCCCATTGGCGTCACGAACGCTGGAAACCTTGCGGTTTGAGGTTTCTTCATGTTCAGCGGGTGCCTTCTCCAGTGTAGCGATGGGCTATTACTCGTATCTTGCGAGCTCCATCCTTGGCGGTGGCTTTCCTAGACTAAGGCGACTCTACGTTCACGATGAAAGTTTCCCTGACCAGTTACAAGGACTTCCACCTCCCAACGCTGCATTCGCAGGAGGGCATGTACGCACTGGGTCCAATTCATCTGCGAAATCCACTCCAGGGTTTGCCTTCCCATCGTCAAATCTATCACCAAAGTCAGCGAATCTTCCTGTGCCTAGGCGGCCCATGTCGAATATCCAACCACCCAGCAAACGCTTCAGCTCTAATAATCCATTCGCTCCT
Coding sequences within it:
- a CDS encoding hypothetical protein (EggNog:ENOG41), encoding MKRFLQIPTRSLTRRLFSQSISQASSRLYKALNPGTSEIRLLKIPPNPSSEFELVTVSLDDEPKYAALSYLWGDPEKYGQVTIKGNTVKIPDNLASAFLCVLSDESFRSQSHVRYLWADAICINQNDLDERSQQVQLMRRIFQRAHVTFAWVGPKDYSLAFETIKTITEEIYENTPRENAPYKTKFDLEWLRRHPTLCIDRGSDLPNNHLNDPWSAVADFLQHQYWQRVWIFQEIVLAEQLVFISSGEANLSWSMLRDTPQSIISVARDKKPDFLPDTAWNLLSNPMSWGKLSWLFLAQARSKIPDPDGFKGWAVSTFAANLQATDDRDYIYGLLGVSGIPITPDYSPKNTTSQVYIKYIAGWLKAARTQQTMHVHSPLAFLSLAGTGEYSHSDLPSWVPNFRNKKEASSPWCYSASNFRPTDEGDTTSSPAHRACYPYVVEETQSLFSWGKDMGHITLSTNCCHDSDPQILASFMSFANSFTTRNSKYVTGIPAAQAIIRLLSMGKTRKVSQDLVDHSLNLAMLITYFNMSKSQTVTKTWSSNWDHDLLNMAFSPSELAPMKVRLNVVEEISSWSLERRRKAVSGIMPVLYNYRFFETSQGYLGAVDFDVLGGDRLCILWGYKEPVILRPDATDRYTFVGPAYAVDVNTENTIPSLRSQGQWFELR